Proteins encoded by one window of Arachis hypogaea cultivar Tifrunner chromosome 1, arahy.Tifrunner.gnm2.J5K5, whole genome shotgun sequence:
- the LOC140181134 gene encoding polygalacturonase inhibitor 1-like, with product MESLESIDFSGNQLTGEIPQSITNLNFLNKLDLSYNHLEGKIPTGTQLQSFEASDFVGNKLCGPPLLLNCTMDGEVPDDDANDNEKERKNHGVKWLFVSVAFRFIVGFWGFVGPLFIFKSWMYALLPFP from the coding sequence ATGGAGTCATTGGAATCCATTGATTTCTCTGGCAACCAACTCACAGGGGAGATCCCTCAAAGCATCACAAACTTGAACTTCCTGAACAAGCTAGACTTGTCCTACAATCACTTGGAGGGCAAAATCCCAACGGGCACTCAGTTGCAAAGCTTTGAAGCATCCGATTTCGTCGGCAACAAGCTATGTGGTCCACCATTGCTGCTCAACTGTACCATGGATGGGGAAGTTCCTGATGATGATGCTAATGacaatgaaaaagagagaaagaatcaTGGAGTGAAGTGGCTGTTTGTGAGTGTGGCTTTTCGATTTATAGTAGGATTTTGGGGATTTGTGGGTCCACTATTCATATTCAAATCATGGATGTATGCCTTATTACCATTTCCTTGA
- the LOC112757127 gene encoding probable hexokinase-like 2 protein has translation MRNAVVVAAAVGTAVAVVAAGALIKRWKLMKEQRLKHARNIIRRFARECGTPVSKLWQVADDLVSHMKASLASPSSDESSSLSTLNMIISNVTSLPNGDEEGFFYGVNLHGTNLLFLCARLGGKNKPISDLQREEVSIPPHVLAGSSMEITDFVVTEIANFVSSHPVIDEDDNSKRKMNLGFTLSFPVDDALPFTGTTFQRKNSNDPVRKGLMKDLNKALKNLGTKMHVFALVDETIGGLAGGRYYNRDSVAAITLAMRTNAAYTEPSEDPNSPELVISMEWGNFRSPHLPLTSFDTRLDSESSNPGSGVFEKLISGMYLGEIVRLVLLKLAHETALFGSKVPPKLMIPYGLSSPDMAAMHQDTSEDREVVGEKLNEIFGINNSSLVARELVAEVCDIVTERGARLAGAGIVGIIKKLDRIEKRKSVVTVEGGLYEHYRIFRNYLHSSVWQMLGKDFSDNVIVEHSHGGTGTGALFLAAAQTHKPPSSDS, from the exons ATGAGGAATGCGGTGGTGGTAGCGGCAGCCGTGGGGACCGCGGTGGCAGTGGTGGCGGCAGGGGCATTAATTAAAAGATGGAAGCTTATGAAAGAGCAAAGATTGAAGCATGCAAGGAACATAATTCGGAGGTTCGCAAGGGAATGTGGCACCCCAGTGTCAAAGCTATGGCAAGTTGCTGATGATTTGGTCTCTCACATGAAAGCTTCTCTTGCTTCTCCTTCTTCAGATGAATCCTCATCATTGTCCACACTTAATATGATCATTTCTAATGTTACGTCCCTTCCTAATGG AGATGAAGAAGGATTCTTTTATGGGGTGAATTTGCATGGGACAAACTTGTTGTTCTTGTGTGCGCGCCTTGGTGGAAAGAACAAACCTATATCTGATCTTCAAAGGGAAGAGGTTTCCATCCCTCCACATGTCTTGGCTGGTTCTTCCATG GAAATAACTGACTTTGTGGTTACGGAGATAGCAAACTTTGTGTCATCTCACCCTGTGATTGATGAGGATGATAACTCAAAAAGGAAAATGAATTTGGGCTTCACTTTATCTTTTCCAGTTGATGATGCTCTTCCTTTCACCGGTACTACATTTCAAAGAAAAAACTCCAATGACCCG GTTCGCAAAGGATTGATGAAAGATCTTAATAAAGCGCTAAAGAATCTTGGGACCAAAATGCATGTTTTTGCACTG GTTGATGAAACAATTGGAGGTTTGGCCGGAGGTCGATATTACAACAGGGACAGCGTGGCTGCAATTACTCTAGCTATGAGAACCAATGCTGCTTATACAGAACCATCTGAGGATCCTAATTCTCCTGAGCTG GTAATTAGCATGGAGTGGGGAAACTTCAGATCCCCTCATCTTCCATTGACATCATTCGACACTAGATTAGATTCAGAAAGCTCAAATCCTGGTAGCGGG GTCTTTGAGAAGCTGATTTCAGGAATGTATCTGGGAGAAATTGTGAGACTGGTCTTGTTGAAGCTGGCTCACGAAACAGCTCTATTCGGTAGTAAGGTGCCTCCAAAATTGATGATTCCCTATGGACTAAg TTCTCCTGATATGGCTGCTATGCATCAAGACACATCAGAAGATCGTGAAGTAGTGGGTGAGAAGCTCAATGAAATTTTTGGG ATAAATAACAGCAGCCTTGTAGCACGTGAACTGGTTGCTGAGGTATGTGATATAGTGACAGAACGAGGTGCCCGCCTAGCCGGAGCAGGAATCGTTGGAATAATCAAGAAGCTTGACAGGATAGAGAAACGAAAGAGTGTTGTGACTGTGGAAGGAGGTCTTTATGAACACTACCGAATCTTCAGGAACTACCTTCATAGCAGTGTGTGGCAAATGTTGGGCAAGGATTTCTCAGATAATGTAATTGTGGAACACTCACATGGCGGCACTGGAACTGGAGCTTTATTTCTTGCTGCAGCTCAAACTCATAAACCTCCTTCGTCAGATTCTTGA